The following DNA comes from Castanea sativa cultivar Marrone di Chiusa Pesio chromosome 10, ASM4071231v1.
atatatatatatatatataatatatatttttccttgaaaaaaaaaattgttctcatCCTACAATTTTGAGGCGTTTTGTTTCTCTAATGGTGCTTtgaaatcttttaaaaaaattgggacAAGTGGGAGGCCCAAGCTGGCAGTGCACCTGCTTACATTtaaacaaatgttttttttttttttttgggtagaaaagaAATGCTAGATAAACAAGAGCCCGAGAAGGCCAGGGATAAAGAAGACAAATGTGAACATTACtacattaataataaaagggGCAGATTGCCTCCAACCCATCTTGGCAAGAGTAAGCAGCTCTATTGGCTTCTCGGAAGCAATGAAGAAGCTGAAATTCAGCAAAATCCTGGAGAAGTGTTATCTTGCATTCATCAACAATTGGCTTTGTTATTCTATTGGATGAGTTGGAGTTAGTAACCTGCTTATTACTATGGAGCTATAGGGTCCACAAACCTATATGTAATAGAACACAAACAGGGGATATTGTGATGATCTGATACTGCCGACAATGTTCCATTATTGGTGTGGAGCCCATTATTGGTGTGGACTGTGGAGCCATCCAAGGTGGGGTTCAGAGAAGGATGGGAAGAGGTCAAAAGGGATTCCCATGTTCTGCCCAAAGTTCCAAGGGAGGGGCAGTCTCTCAATAAATCGATAATAGATTCTAAGCTGTTATCACAAGCAGGACAAGAGTGGTCAAGGATTAAAAATAGGTTATTAGAAGCATGTCACAACCTATTTGATACTTGATAAACAGGTTGTGTTGAGTTGACAAAAATATGAGACGACTCATTTTAGCCAgcttaatattaaataaaatgtgttgAGTTGACACAAATACAACTTATTAACCAACTTCAAACACAACTCATTTTAGCctatttgacctaattaatattgttttaaatttaatgaacaacaaatttcattaaaagtCATAATTCATAACATTAAAATACCTACGACTCAaaacacaataaacaaaataaatatttaattgttaTACAGGTAAACAATTTGTGTTAAAAAGGGTCTTTCGTGTTGATATGAATAAATAACTATGACTAATCATATCATATGTGGGTTAATCGGATCAACCCACAATTGACACATTTCTTATCGTGTCGATTGTGAGTTTAACCAATTCTAACTTGAACTTGTTAAACCTAAACCATAATGCTCAAAAACTCATGTTGTGTTCATCTTGTGCTTGTGGGCTGTGCCAagcacctatatatatatatatatatatatatatatatatatatatatatatatatatatatatatatatatatatatatatatataaggaagtGGTGTTCATTTGGTCATACTATTTTATTCCACACCCATGAAAACTCCATTGACCGATAGTGTGGTGAATTAAACTTGAAATATCCAAGTTTACATCACACTTTAGACCACTGAGCCCATTATTGAGGTGATTTTATTATagtaattaataatattataaaaaacttaaaacaaattaaGACAACTTtcaaattaagacaatattattgttattataaaaaaaacaataaaattttaatttattattgaaaaaaaaattattttcaaataaatagatatattataaatattttttaaaaataacatgtgggcttaacaataattttttgttatttcaaaaaaaaaaaaaaagaaatgaaaaaaaaaattctagtcaTAAGTTGGTCAAATTTAAATTACATTTCCATTTAGTCTTCCCCTCCCAATTGGTTCTCcgtttctctcattctctctttcccttCTTCCCCATTCCTTGCAGCCACTTTCACCCCACCACCTTCTCAGCTACTAACCATATTTGTCATCCCTTTTATGGGAAGATCGGATAAATTAACCTCTTAGATATTGTTTTTACTCCACCATCTCTTCAACCTTCATGAACTCCACTTATAGTTTTACATCCTCTATCCCCTCCATCTCCCCCACTAGTTGAGAAGGGGATGAGGTGGAGGATATGTAGGGACCAGAGTTGGAGCTAAAACCAGGAGCAAGTGCAGGAGATTAAAGAGGATGACTGTATTGATTCAAAGGAGGGGGACCTAACACACATTTAGTGAAgcattttttggtaatttgtgGCTCTACTAATTTAGGTTTAGTTTTTAGTATACTAGTCGAGTTTTCGTATGATGTGTAGtgcattttttgttattaatttccaccaatatttcaataatttttgttgtaagaaattgtaatatttagtGTTATATTTTATGGATAAAATAGAAAGATAATAAGAGAGGTGTAGTGATTTGGTCATATTGTATGtgtttacaaattttaaaattgcatgatatagtgattaatataaataaacatgtTTGATGTCTACTCAAAAATGCAaatatcattttaataaaataaaaatgcaaatatccTTCAATTATTTCTTTTACAGTATTCCTTGtatgttattaaatttattatttcgTTTGTTAGACTTTGTTTCAACTATtgtaaaaataactaaatttgagtaagaataatatatttcaaataaactgTTCTCATATAAATCTTTACAAAATGACATCAAATTTCATtatacaaatatttaatttttgatgaCTTTTGTGTCAAATGTTGTCAAAGCAACTAAACATTAGTGTAGGGATGGAGGGCCCAAATATAGGTATTGGGCCGTGGGTCGTGCCCGAGGACATCAGATAGCCTGATGACAGGTAAATACTAATGAAGGCATACAAATTAATGGGCTGTGGAAGAAGTCTGGTCATAAGGAGTTGGAAATGTTGTCTGAGGAGAAGTACCTTCTCGGCTAAACAGAGTAGAGGTCAAAGGTTCGACACTTCATCAAGAACAAGGCAACAAACAATCGTGTTGGCAAGGATAAACATTAGATAGGGATAAGACAAAAGAGAGTTGGGAAATATCTGAGAAGTAAGCTGTTACCACTGCATTGAATACTTTGTAGCTAAccccctagccgcattaatgtggaggtgatacctgaacagtaacattcaaccttacagctattcacaaagacttcaagaaggtactgatgggacaagtatcaaagccagtaatctgatctacacgtggagggctGAGATAAAAGAAGGAAGGAGAATTTAAAGGAGAAAACCCCTACTCCAAAGGGGATGATAAGGAAATCTAAGGAAAAAAGACTGTAGACTCAAGAACTATAATTTTGTATAAgtttaagagaaatatataagaacaaataaTCCTCAGACTTGGCCGAGGAGAGCTTTTCTTGCTCAAAACTCtttgttttattctttctaATAATAACTAACCTATTGTGACTACTATCCACTTAACTCATTGGAAGTTCATCtttaagcccactctctaacaaattcattgtttcagGCTCTTTGGGCCATTGACCCTTCATTTGGGCTTTAGGAGCAAATTGTGTCTTTACAATTGGCGTCCATGGGAAATTTGAACATTCTTGAGTTTATCCAACCATGATAGGTTTATGGCCAAACCATGAAGAATCTGTGGGATCCTAACGTTAAGATCAATTTCTTAATCTTGAACGAAGGAGAGACCGTGAAGTTAGTGTACACACCACTCATATAAGTAGGAGTCATTCTAGAAGTGGGAGTCATGTGTCCCATGGAGAAAACGCCAGATACATGCAGTTGGAGATAGACCACTTATAGAGTAAGTTACGCCATAAGCAACGGAAAGGGATTCCTTCAAGCTCAGAGTCTTCCTTTGATGGTGATAATGATAGTTACAGGCCTAGATCAAGGACTCCTCCCAGTGAATCTTTATCTAGTGATGAGGATCACCATTATAGGCAGAGAAGCAGAAGCCCATCTTGTAGAGGCCCGAGtaatgatgctatgagcaggGCTTTACTCCAAATTTATAAATCACCGTTTACATAGAGGATTGAAGGAGGAAAGTTTCCTCGACGGTTTACTTAGCAAACattcaccatgtataatggtAGGACGGATTCTGTGGAGCATGTTAGCCATTTCAATCAAAGAATGACTGTTCACTCAATGAATGAAGCCTTAatgtgcaaggtgttcccaTTTAGCTTGGGGCTAGTAGCGATGAGATGATTTGATGGATTGGAGGAAGGATCAATTAACTCCTTTTAGGAGCTTACCAGGGCTTTTGGAGCCCGTTTAGTTTCTTGTGGTAGGGTTCCTTGTCCTTTGGATTCCCTGTTCTCCATGGCCATGCGAGAGGGAGAGACCTAGAAGATGTATTcagacaggtattgggagatgtttaatgaaatagatggaaATTTTGATGACGTAGCAATAAAGACTTTCAAGGTCGGTCTGCCTACCAAGCACGAtttaaggaagtctttgacaagAAAGCTTGCCAGAAGCGTACGTCAACTTATGGATCGAATTGATGAGTATAAACGGGTCGAGAAGGATCAACAACAACGAAATGGGAAGGCTAAAGTAGTTCCCCAAGACCGAAGGGATTTCAAATCGGAGAGGTATAATTAACAATCGGCCCAGGAGAGATTTTGCTGGGCATACTGGACCTGCTACTGCCCAGGTAGTTAGTACTGTGTTTAGGGAGCCTGTGCTCCAAATCttagagaaaacaaagaatgagccatacttcaagtggccaaataagatgggaggagaCCCCATGAACCGCAATTAAAGTCTACATTGCCAGTACCTCCAAGACCGAGGACACACTACAGAAGAGTATAGGACTTTATGGGATCACTTGAAGCAGTTGGTCAAAATTGGGAAACTGAAGCAATTCTTATATAATCCTAATAGATAGGGGAGCTAGGCAGGGTCGACACATCAGAGGGATGCTTCTTCGAGACCACCCTTGGGAATGACTAGTGTTATTCTTGCTGCCCCAGGTAGGATTGGTTCCTATCCATCCAGGGTGATGTCTATAGCTTAACCACTTGTTGAGGATTTGACCCCTGATTCTAAGAGGGGTAGAATGGAAGTCCGACCAGCTCTAAGCTTTTCTGATAAGAATAAGGTGGGAACCCTacagccacatgatgatgccttggtggttACCCTTAGGATTGGAaggtatgatgtgaagaggaTTTTGGTAGATCAAGGCAGCGATACAAAGATCATGTACCTTGATCTATACAAGGGGCTAAAGCTGAAGCCTGAGGACTTGGCTTGCTATGATTGTCCTTTAGTGGGGTTTGATGGGAATACAGTTATCCCAAGGGGCCAAATCAGATTACCTGTTCAGGCAGGGTCGGAGGTCGTGGAAGTAGACTTTATTGTGGTAGATGCATATTCCCCCTACACTGCTATTATGGCGAGACCTTGGCTTCATGCTATGAGGGCTGTTTCTTTCACCTTGCACTTAAAGGTAAAGTATTCTTCAGGGGACCAAGTTAAGGAGTTGATTAGAAATCAATCTATGGCCAGATAATGTTTGGTGGTTGCAATTAGACATCAATCTGGAGGTGAATCCTCGGCCTCTACAGAGAGGGATTTATAGCAATTAAGGAAAATAGTCCTGTCCTTGGATGTTGTGTTAGAAGGAGCCAAGTGTGAAGACTTAGAAAAAATGATCATTGATAATGATGAGGAGAAGTTTTTCCAAGTGGGAGTTCAGTTTCCTCCTTAGGAGAAGACAAAACTGGTTGTTTTACTCAGGAAGAATGTTGATGTATTCACGTGGAGTGCTTATGAAACTCCTGGGTGGATCCAAATTTCATCTGTCATCATCTAAATGTTAATCCATATATCACTCCTAAGAAGAAATCACCCcggcgttcttccaaggaaTATTTTGATGCTGTTAAAGAGGAGGTGATCAAACTTAAGCGGGTAGGAGCAATAAAAGAATCGTTTTACTCTGAGTGGTTGGCCAACACGGTggtggtaaagaagaaaaatgggaaatgacgagtatgtgtggacttcacagatctaAACAAAACTTGCCCCAAAGATCCCTTCCCGATACCTCAGATAGACCAGTTGGTGGATGCAACAGTTGGTCATCTtcagatgagctttttagatgtcTTTCAAGGGTACCATCAAATACCATTGGCTTTGATGATTAGGAGAATATTTCTGTTGGTATGCCCATTGGAAATTACTATTAtaaagtgatgccctttggattgAAGAGTGCAGGATCCACttatcagaggatgatgactaggatgtttgagcctCAATTTGGCAAGAATATTGAAGTCtacatagatgatatggtggtgaaaagcaaggtAGAGTCTGAGCATGTGAATGACCTCGGAAGTATTTTTGAAGTGCTGAGAAAGCATAGACTATGCATTAATGCTTCTAAGTGTTCTTTTTGCGTCAGTTTAGGCAAATTTCTtggttatatggtcactcatcGTTGAATTAAAGTTAATCTAGATCAAATTAAAGGCAATCAATAATTTACAACCTCCTCGAAATCACAAGGAAGGCCAGAAGTTGATAGGAATGACTGCAGCCCTAAACCGATTTGTCTCTCGGTTCTCAGACagatgtaggcctttcttccaattgttgcaCAAATGGAAAGGATTTGAGTGGACATAAGAATGTGCTTTGGCCTTTTGGCAGTTGAAGGATTATCTTTCttggccacccattatgtctagGCCTGAGGAGGAAGAGGTTCTTTTTACCTATATTGTTGTGGCTTTCCATGTAGTTAGTCTAGTACTGGTAAGGGTGGATAATGGAGTACAACGGCCAGTctattatgtgagcaagtcactacaCAAATCAGAGGTTCGTTATTTGCCTCTAGAGAAGGCTATTTTGGCTGTGGTACATGCTACATGGAAACTCCCttattatttccaagctcacatAGTTGTGGTTTCAACCCAACTTCCCCTTCAGTCATTACTCCGAAAGGCTAATTATATAGGGAGAATTGCCAAGTGGGGAACAATTCAGGGGCCTTTAACATTAAGTATATGCCTCAGACCTCTATTAAGGGCCAAGTTATTGTAGATTTGGTGACAGAATTTACTGAATCTCCAGTAGAAATGGAGGACGAGGAGCAAAACTTGGGAGGAAAATCAGTTGATACAATTTCTCTACAAGGACCCTCATTTTGGAAATTGTATGTTGATGGTGTAtctaatcagagaggatctaGGGTGGGGCTAGTTGTGGTATCCCCAGACAATATCACTATCAAGAAATATTTAAGGTTGGATTTCTTGGCCAAGAACAATGAAGCCAAGTACGAGCTTTGTTGGTAGGGATGGccatggttcagaaaatgggaggaaaggtAGTGGAAGTGTTCTCGGATTCAAggttggtggtaggccaagtgcAGGGAGAGTTGGAAGCTAGGGATTTGAGAATGCAAGGATATTTGAATCAAGCTAGGCGTTTGCAGtcaagttttgagtttttcactTTGAAACAAATCCCGAGAAgcagaaatatacatgttgatTCTCTAACTACTTTGGCAACCTTTTCTGGACAAGGCTTACCTCGAGTTATACTCGTTGAAGATTTGCATAAGCCTActgaggagaagaagaaggagaaggtCCAAGTTCACCAGATCATGGTCGGTCCTAGCTAGATGGATCCTTTAGTCCTGTTTCTTAAGGAAGGTACTCTGCCTAATGAGAAGGGAGAGGCAGATAAGGTACGGAGGAAAGCTCCTCATCTCTGGTTATCTGAGGAGCAAAAGTTGTACAAACATTCCTTTCCTTAACCATACTTGCTCTGTGTCCATCCCGAAGCAGTAGAGCCACTTCTGGAGGAGTTGCATGGAGGGATCTATGGAAGTTATACAGGGGGCAGACCACTATCCCATAGGGCCCTcacccaagggtattggtggccaagtaCGTACAAAGAAGTACAGgagtatgtgaagaagtgtGATCAGTACCAAAGATTTGCTCCGAACATTCATCAGCCAGAGGGTGTCCTTAATTCTCTGTCTAGTCCATGACtatttgctcaatggggcttagaCATTATAGGACCATTTCTTAAAGCTGTAGGAAACCGAAGATGGTTTCTAGTCGGAACTGATTATTTAacaaagtgggtggaagctgaGCCACTGTCTAATATTAGAGAATCggatgcaaagaagtttgtatggaagaacattgtcactCGGTTTGGGATTCTTCACACCCTCATCTCAGATAATGGGCTCTAGTTTGACAGTAAATCTTTCAGGAGGTACTGCTGTGAATTGGGCATCAGAAACAGATATTCAACTCCAGGTTATCCACAAGGAAATGGGTACATTGAGGtaattaacaaagttatagtgaatggacttaagaagagATTGGATGAGGCAAAAGgtagatgggtggaagaattacCACATGTTCTCTGGACATATTGGACTACTCCTCGTCGGTCAACTAGGGAAGCAccattttcaatgacttatgagTTCGAGGTTGTGATCCCTCTAGAGATTGGATTTCCAATACTGAGGACGAGCTTGTTCACTCAAGACAACAATGATAGGCTATTGGAGAAAAGTTTAGATTTGATTGAGGAACGAAGAGAAGttgccatggttcaactagcatATTATCAACAGAAACTCAAACAAGGGTATGATATCAGTGTAATGGCAAGGCCATTAGCACTTGGTGACTTGGttttgagaaaagttgtgggtattGCAAAGAACCCATTATAGGGAAAGCTGGGGCCCAATTAGGAGGGGCCATATCGCATTACCTCGGTAGCTGGTATAGGTGCTTACTTTTtagaagatttagatgaaaatattgtaccacgcccttggaatgtaaataacctacgaatgtATTACTGTTGATGAAAGGCAGCTCTgccacatttttatttataatattatatattgtgTATTACATtcttttaagtattaaacagaacctcggtcaTGTCTGGTTTCTCGGACcatgtctggttcctcggaccacgtatcttgggtaaattaatgatTTCAGTTATTTagttaagtattaaacaaaactttggtcatgcctagctccttggaccacataccttgggtaaattaatgtttcccattatttatttaaatgttaaacaaaaccttggtcatATTTGTTTCCTCAgatcacataccttggataaattaacaTTGTCTATttatttaagtgttaaacagaaccttagtcatgtgtgattcctcggaccacataccttgggtaaattaacaccacctatttatctaagtattaaacagaacatcgGTCATGCTTGACTCCTAAGACCACATTTctagggtaaattaatactttcaaTTATTcacctaagtgttaaacaaaatcttGGTTATGTCTGGGTTCCTCGGACATCATGCGTTGAGTAAATTAACACCTACTACTATCTGAGCCTACTACTAAGTGGAGTGTTAAGTGAAGTCTTGGATATGCTAGTCTCCTCGAATCATACGCCTTGGATAGACAGGTGCTTCACCTTTGCTTGAAGTTAAGAAGGGAATCTTGAAGTACACATAATATTTTGAGCTACTAATCTCAAGTACACAAAGtttgtttttaagttaaatTACAAGTTAGTAAATGTCATGGGCTAGGaaaagttagtctattatgCTACTGATTACATGAAATGTAATAGTCAGATTGCAACTTGCATAAACATCTGTCAAAGTTAAGAATGAAGATATATCTTAATCAAAAGAGGCTATAAGTTATGCTTATGTCGATTCAACACTGATCAGGAAAGAAATAATGTATCGTTTATCTAAACACAATGAAACATAAAGGAATTTAATGCTTTTCATTAAGTATGGCCTTGAAAAGGCAAAGAAAGTACATGTACCCTTGCCCTTTGGATCCTCCTTGGCAGTGAAGGAGAGGTTGACCAATACCTGTTCCTGGCTATGAAAGGTTCCCTTTTCCTTAGAAGAATCTTTGGATGAAGTGGAAGCTTTGTTGGCTCAGGGGCTGTCTCTTTGGTtggctttttttctttctccacaACACTAGCTTGCTTAGCTTCCTTAGGGGGAATGGTAGAGGAGAGAGTAGCATCATTAGAGGCAGCTTGGTTAAACTCTAGGGCTTTGGGAACGACCTCAGTCTGGGTGCTCGAGGGACCTGCTATGCGAAGGGTGGGGGATAGAAGGCATTTTCTGGCCTCCTAAGTGGGGAAGAAGCATCCACCCCAGCTTGCTTTAATGAtccattccacacttggaggcagtagcCTCTACACACCCCAGTGACTTAGGCCCTCAAGTGTTCCTCTGTCTTTGCTACCCTGACCTCATACCCAGCGTGCCCAGTTTTGTCTGCAGCCTCCTCTGCCTCTTCCAGTTTTTTCTTTAGAGCCCTATTTGCTCATTGGCTATAGTAAGCTGGTCCTCGGTCTGGCACAGTTACTGGTGCTGGCTCCTTGCTTGCCTCTCGACTCCTTCTAGAGAATTTTCGGCACTCTTTCTCTCCTTGTTTGCCTTGGATAACTTAGTATTGAGGTCCTTGATCCTTTGTTCAGCCAGTGTGAAGGCCTCCACGACAGCTATGCGCTatccctcctcctccttcacCTACTTATGGGAGGTTTTCACCAATTCCTCAGCTATGTGCGCGGCTTGAATtgcctttgttaaaaaaaagtaagatgaAATGATTAGAACActtagtaaaaaacaaaaaagggggagaagAAAAACTTACCAACGCCAAGTCCCTCTTTAGGGTTAGAAGCACTTCGTGTTTCTTCATCGACCTCAGGTCAACCATGTCTTGAGGAAGCAATAGTAGCTGCTCCAAAACATCGGCCACATAACCAGCCTTTCCCTTCTGGAAGTCCCTTATAGAGGAATCTAGGGAAAGTGGAGCTCCATTCAACACTAGGGGAGGACTCTAGCTTTGGACCTTGCGGCGATGGTCACGTCCTCTCTTCACAACTGCCCCTTCGTTGGAAGACCTCGGTTTTGCTCCCCATGCTATTTTGGCCCCTTTCTAGGGCTCGGGCTCTTTGAAGGGGATGACCTCTCCCTCTTTAGCTATCTCTTTTCCTTTTCGGTCCCACTTCCTTTTCTTATCCGCAGGATTAGGCTGAAAAGTGTGGACAAGAAGAGGAGTGGGAGGTCTGGTATGGATGGCCACCTCTGGCACTATGCCTCCTGCATGGGACTCAAGAAGCTCAAGAAGGCTTGTTTTGGACTTTTGTTGTAGTACCATCACATCGAGAATATCGGGGGTTTCTTG
Coding sequences within:
- the LOC142612366 gene encoding uncharacterized protein LOC142612366; translation: MDPLVLFLKEGTLPNEKGEADKVRRKAPHLWLSEEQKLRYCCELGIRNRYSTPGYPQGNGYIEVINKVIVNGLKKRLDEAKGRWVEELPHVLWTYWTTPRRSTREAPFSMTYEFEVVIPLEIGFPILRTSLFTQDNNDRLLEKSLDLIEERREVAMVQLAYYQQKLKQGYDISVMARPLALGDLVLRKVVGIAKNPL